The following is a genomic window from Ethanoligenens harbinense YUAN-3.
GCACTTCTTTGAGGTGGCCAGTGTAGCCGGTGTGGTGCCGGTAATATTTCTGGTCAAGCTTGGAGCCGGTGAAAACGGCCTTCCCGGCATTGACCACGATCACATGATCGCCGCAGTCGAGATGCGGGACAAATTCCGGCTTGTGCTTGCCGCGCAGCAGCACGGCGGCCTCGGCGGCAAGGCGCCCCACCGGCTTGCCCGCCGCGTCAAGGATGTACCATTTGCGGGTGATATCCTTCGCTTTCGGCATAAACGTAGACATATCGCGTTCCTCCTGATAAAAACTGCCGCGCGACATCGGGCCGCGCGGCCTTTCATAATGATGCACGTTCTATTATATCCACCGCCGGGCGCAATGTCAAGAGAAAAATCCGAAGACCGTAATTTAGAACGGTTCAATCTTTTAAAATCGGCCTTTTCCTCCGTCATCCGTTCTGTGGCTCCCGCTTCATTTCAAAAAATCGTATTGACCATTCAGGGTGCATACCGCCGGTTCTGCCTGCCGAACGCCTTTTCCGCCTGCTTTTTTTCCGCGGCGGAAAGGGTGAACGCCCCGCTGTCACGCCAGGCGGGCAGCAGGACATCCACCCGTCCGCCGGACGCCGCCGCCTGCTCCAGCGCCCGCGTCTTGCTCAGCAGGTCATTCATGGAAAACGTCGTTTTGGCCATATCGAACCGATTGCCGAACGAATCCGGCGCGAGGTCCTGCGCGTTGCAGGTTTCCCGCAGCAGCGCCTGCAACACGGCGCCCTGCGCCGCCAGCCTGTCGGTCGGATCCGTATAGGCCGCATAGCCCGCGACAGCCTCCACCTTCATACCATTAAGGTGCTGAACTCCGCTGTCCGCCTGCACCTGCGCGCCATGTGGCACGCGGGCATCCACCGCCGCGGGCAGCGTGCAGTCCACGCCGCCGTTCAGATCGACCACCTGCGCAAACGATGTGCTGTCCTGCACCCAGTAATAGTCCACCGGCACCCCCAGAGTTTCCGCACAGGCGGCGGACGTTCGCGTGGGGCCGCTCCCGCCGAACAGATCCAACAACGTGCCGCCACGCACGGAGAGCGCCTCCGGCAGCGGCATCACCGTCAGGTGTTTGTCCGGCGCGTCCAGCCCGATGAGCGCAAACAAAAGCGGCGCGCCCGAATCGGGGTCTGTGAGTACAAACAAAAGATTGAACGAGTCGGAGGGTACAATTTCCAGCGAACGGGACGCCGGTTGCGCGGGCTGATACAAAACCGCATACAGTCCGGCCCCCGCCGCGAGCAACAGCGCCGCCGCCGTCAGCGCAAGCCATGGCCAAAATTGCCGGATACGAGCGGAAATCGCCTGTGCTTTCTGCATTTTCTTCAATATAATACACTCCCGGAAGAATCACATGATGGTTTTCCTTGCTTTCATTCTTGCCGGAA
Proteins encoded in this region:
- the rplM gene encoding 50S ribosomal protein L13, translated to MSTFMPKAKDITRKWYILDAAGKPVGRLAAEAAVLLRGKHKPEFVPHLDCGDHVIVVNAGKAVFTGSKLDQKYYRHHTGYTGHLKEVRYRTLMAEHPEKAIELAVKGMIPSTVIGRAALDRLRVYKGTEHEHAAQKPEVWAL
- a CDS encoding LCP family protein, translated to MQKAQAISARIRQFWPWLALTAAALLLAAGAGLYAVLYQPAQPASRSLEIVPSDSFNLLFVLTDPDSGAPLLFALIGLDAPDKHLTVMPLPEALSVRGGTLLDLFGGSGPTRTSAACAETLGVPVDYYWVQDSTSFAQVVDLNGGVDCTLPAAVDARVPHGAQVQADSGVQHLNGMKVEAVAGYAAYTDPTDRLAAQGAVLQALLRETCNAQDLAPDSFGNRFDMAKTTFSMNDLLSKTRALEQAAASGGRVDVLLPAWRDSGAFTLSAAEKKQAEKAFGRQNRRYAP